In Magnolia sinica isolate HGM2019 chromosome 12, MsV1, whole genome shotgun sequence, a single genomic region encodes these proteins:
- the LOC131220998 gene encoding uncharacterized protein LOC131220998 isoform X2, with protein MEDSTDSVALPRNGIAGRIDLSPPDRPIPDLTDQIHHLPCCIKLNGPCPVSDYFKPKKTGIVVDGLDVEEASFRGRKLQGATIPIPEGYCGFVLERKSPVDQSNKRKRAKGLETSEGDSNCWEARAKFQNITYWNHDNLPSKDDAFLHKPVTEDDLASSSTKEQK; from the exons ATGGAGGACTCAACAGATTCTGTCGCTCTTCCGAGAAATGGAATAGCAGGACGGATAGATCTCAGTCCTCCAGATCGTCCAATCCCCGATCTAACGGATCAGATCCACCATCTCCCTTGCTGCATCAAGCTCAATGGCCCCTGCCCCGTCTCCGACTACTTCAAGCCCAAAAAGACTG GCATCGTTGTTGATGGTTTAGATGTAGAGGAAGCTTCATTCCGAGGGCGGAAATTGCAGGGTGCGACGATTCCTATTCCAGAAGGGTATTGTG GCTTTGTCTTAGAGAGGAAGAGTCCAGTTGATCAATCAAATAAAAGGAAGAGGGCAAAAggtttagaaacttctgaagggGATTCCAACTGTTGGGAGGCACGTGCGAAATTTCAAAATATAACATACTGGAATCATGACAATCTCCCTTCCAAGGACGATGCATTT TTGCATAAGCCTGTAACAGAAGATGACTTGGCTTCTTCTTCTACCAAGGAACAGAAGTGA
- the LOC131220998 gene encoding uncharacterized protein LOC131220998 isoform X1, with translation MEDSTDSVALPRNGIAGRIDLSPPDRPIPDLTDQIHHLPCCIKLNGPCPVSDYFKPKKTGIVVDGLDVEEASFRGRKLQGATIPIPEGYCGFVLERKSPVDQSNKRKRAKGLETSEGDSNCWEARAKFQNITYWNHDNLPSKDDAFVRFFHWFSVANALHKPVTEDDLASSSTKEQK, from the exons ATGGAGGACTCAACAGATTCTGTCGCTCTTCCGAGAAATGGAATAGCAGGACGGATAGATCTCAGTCCTCCAGATCGTCCAATCCCCGATCTAACGGATCAGATCCACCATCTCCCTTGCTGCATCAAGCTCAATGGCCCCTGCCCCGTCTCCGACTACTTCAAGCCCAAAAAGACTG GCATCGTTGTTGATGGTTTAGATGTAGAGGAAGCTTCATTCCGAGGGCGGAAATTGCAGGGTGCGACGATTCCTATTCCAGAAGGGTATTGTG GCTTTGTCTTAGAGAGGAAGAGTCCAGTTGATCAATCAAATAAAAGGAAGAGGGCAAAAggtttagaaacttctgaagggGATTCCAACTGTTGGGAGGCACGTGCGAAATTTCAAAATATAACATACTGGAATCATGACAATCTCCCTTCCAAGGACGATGCATTTGTTCGTTTCTTTCATTGGTTCTCTGTTGCAAATGCT TTGCATAAGCCTGTAACAGAAGATGACTTGGCTTCTTCTTCTACCAAGGAACAGAAGTGA